A genomic window from Papaver somniferum cultivar HN1 unplaced genomic scaffold, ASM357369v1 unplaced-scaffold_15, whole genome shotgun sequence includes:
- the LOC113335544 gene encoding codeine O-demethylase-like → METPKLVNPGGGSLFLSTIVQELAKQSLPEVPARYIRVAQEPLSNVSSTSQSVPVIDLQKLLSPEPIIGELELDKLHSACKDWGFFQVVNHGVDTLSVEKMKSEIQGLFNLSMDEKQRFWKKKGDTEGFGQSFIQLEDQKLYWGDMFGMVTLPKQMRDPRLFPNLPLPLRETIESYSFELSKLHMTLIDLMEKDLKMETRAMVELFEGGGQGMRMNYYPPFPQPENVIGLTPHSDVGGLTILLQHNEVDGLQIRKDKIWLPIKPLPNAFVVNIGDILEMMSNGIYRSVEHRATINSSKERLSVAAFHSPKGDTLIGPMVSMITPDAPALFRTIGYEDYMIKFISRKLDGKSLLNSMRI, encoded by the exons ATGGAGACACCAAAATTAGTAAATCCAGGTGGTGGTTCTTTGTTTTTATCAACTATTGTTCAGGAGTTGGCAAAACAATCACTTCCAGAAGTTCCTGCTCGATACATACGTGTTGCTCAGGAACCGTTGAGTAATGTCTCCAGTACATCTCAATCAGTACCTGTTATCGATTTGCAGAAATTGCTTTCTCCAGAGCCCATCATTGGAGAGTTAGAATTGGACAAGCTTCACTCTGCTTGCAAAGACTGGGGTTTCTTTCAG GTGGTAAACCATGGAGTTGACACTTTATCGGTGGAGAAAATGAAATCTGAAATTCAAGGTTTGTTCAATCTTTCAATGGACGAGAAGCAGAGATTTTGGAAGAAAAAAGGGGATACAGAAGGATTTGGGCAAAGTTTTATTCAATTAGAAGACCAAAAACTTTATTGGGGAGATATGTTTGGAATG GTCACTCTTCCCAAACAAATGAGGGATCCTAGGCTATTTCCCAACCTGCCTCTACCTCTAAG ggaaacaattgaatcatactcATTTGAGTTGAGTAAACTGCACATGACTCTCATTGACTTGATGGAAAAGGATCTAAAAATGGAGACTAGGGccatggtagagttgtttgagGGCGGAGGACAAGGAATGAGGATGAATTATTATCCTCCTTTCCCTCAACCAGAGAACGTCATTGGCTTAACACCACATTCAGATGTTGGCGGCTTGACCATCCTCCTTCAACACAACGAAGTAGATGGATTACAGATTAGAAAAGACAAGATATGGCTTCCCATTAAACCTCTACCTAATGCCTTTGTAGTGAACATCGGAGATATTTTGGAG ATGATGAGTAATGGGATTTACCGTAGCGTGGAACACCGTGCAACAATAAACTCATCAAAGGAGAGGCTCTCAGTTGCAGCATTTCATAGCCCTAAAGGAGATACTTTAATAGGTCCAATGGTCAGCATGATCACACCAGATGCACCTGCATTGTTTAGAACAATTGGGTACGAGGATTATATGATAAAATTCATTTCTCGTAAACTCGACGGAAAATCATTACTTAACTCCATGAGGATATAG